The following are encoded together in the Drosophila biarmipes strain raj3 chromosome 3L, RU_DBia_V1.1, whole genome shotgun sequence genome:
- the LOC108028508 gene encoding nuclear valosin-containing protein-like isoform X1 — MKKAKPLLHDHLITIRVKKYLEEHIGETYLDVKQMTRELMQKYPEYSRRKFGPFRQLVHQAFSIISDSYNLDKVSSSEDDCISEEFEAPPTNSVMSNMMNSLYSQSVPRKSLAAKPISEPIDISSGDDNDDDTNTNTTNGDGPTAPAPPAVQPNALKRLMEDLPETTAAPKKSAKQNTHHGAGSEAAHKFPAGSCPRGKNHSEDAGQRKDNRNASSLYQQLHPNQNRDRPRKYKKELEVQHTTESFRDIGGMDSTLKELCEMLIHIKSPEFYFQLGLLPSRGLLLHGPPGCGKTFLARAISGQLKMPLLEVPATELIGGISGESEERIREVFEQAIGYSPCVLFIDEIDAIGGNRQWASKDMERRIVSQLISSLDNLKANEFGQSVVVIAATTRPDVLDPGLRRIGRFDHEIAIHIPSRKERREILRIQCEGLSIDPKLNYDKIAELTPGYVGADLMALVSRAASVAVKRRSMKKFRELHAASEKNMTTVTLDDDEPIEESSDKVEKEKEAEPKSEKEAEKKGETKEKADGDNVTTDKQKSEGDASKTESPKKATNGKSPEKPTDAAMEVDEEAAKEPEKPAEQIADSSSDEYYEPTLAELTNFLDNPPEEFADPNFCLTLIDFVDAIKVMQPSAKREGFVTVPDTTWDDIGALEKIREELKLAVLAPVKYPEMLERLGLTAPSGVLLCGPPGCGKTLLAKAIANEAGINFISVKGPELMNMYVGESERAVRACFQRARNSAPCVIFFDEFDSLCPKRSDGGDGNNSGTRIVNQLLTEMDGVEERKGVYILAATNRPDIIDPAILRPGRLDTILYVGMPEQSERAEILKATTKNGKRPVLAEDVNLDEIAAQTEGYTGADLAGLVKQASMFSLRQSLNNGDTKLDDLCVRSQHFKEALQQLRPSVNEQDRKIYDKLRLKYAAPRVPAFDDK, encoded by the exons ATGAAGAAGGCCAAGCCGCTGCTGCACGACCATCTGATAACGATCCGTGTGAAAAAG TACCTCGAGGAGCACATCGGCGAGACCTACCTGGATGTGAAGCAGATGACCAGGGAGTTGATGCAAAAGTATCCCGAGTACTCGCGTCGCAAATTCGGACCCTTCAGGCAGTTGGTGCACCAAG CATTCTCCATCATCTCGGACAGCTACAACTTGGACAAGGTTAGCAGCTCTGAGGACGACTGTATCAGCGAGGAATTCGAGGCACCACCCACCAATAGTGTGATGAGCAACATGATGAACAGCCTCTACAGCCAGTCTGTCCCCAGGAAGTCACTGGCCGCCAAGCCCATCAGCGAACCCATCGATATTTCCAGTGGGGACGACAACGACGATGACACGAATACCAACACCACCAATGGAGACGGGCCTacggctcctgctcctccagctgttcaGCCCAACGCTTTGAAACGCCTGATGGAAGATTTGCCGGAGACAACAGCGGCTCCTAAGAAAT CAGCTAAACAGAATACCCATCATGGCGCTGGCTCGGAGGCGGCACACAAGT TTCCAGCAGGTTCGTGTCCTAGGGGTAAGAATCACTCTGAGGACGCCGGGCAGCGCAAGGATAATCGCAATGCGTCCAGTTTGTATCAGCAACTGCACCCGAACCAAAATCGGGACCGCCCGCGGAAGTACAAGAAGGAGCTGGAGGTGCAGCATACCACAGAGAGTTTCCGGGACATCGGAGGCATGGACAGCACCCTGAAGGAGCTGTGCGAGATGCTGATCCATATCAAGTCGCCGGAGTTCTATTTTCAACTGGGACTACTGCCCTCGAGGGGTCTTTTGCTACATGGTCCGCCAGGATGTGGTAAAACCTTTCTAGCCCGTGCCATAAGTGGG CAACTAAAAATGCCACTGCTGGAAGTGCCGGCCACGGAGCTGATTGGTGGCATCTCTGGCGAGTCGGAGGAGCGCATCCGCGAGGTCTTCGAGCAGGCCATAGGCTACTCGCCTTGCGTTCTCTTCATCGATGAAATCGACGCCATAGGTGGCAACCGGCAGTGGGCGTCCAAGGATATGGAGCGGCGCATTGTGTCGCAGCTGATAAGCAGCTTGGATAACCTGAAGGCCAACGAGTTTGGTCAATCCGTGGTGGTCATCGCGGCCACCACGCGCCCCGATGTCCTGGATCCTGGTCTACGTCGGATTGGTCGCTTTGATCATGAAATTGCCATACACATACCATCGCGAAAGGAGCGTCGTGAGATCTTGCGCATTCAGTGCGAGGGCTTGTCCATCGATCCGAAGCTTAACTATGATAAAATTGCCGAATTAACGCCGGGCTATGTGGGCGCTGATCTAATGGCCTTAGTCAGCCGTGCAGCTTCGGTGGCCGTAAAGCGTAGGTCTATGAAAAAGTTCCGTGAACTGCACGCTGCCAGTGAGAAGAACATGACCACGGTCACTCTGGATGACGATGAGCCCATCGAGGAGTCTTCTGATAAggttgaaaaagaaaaagaggCTGAgccaaaaagtgaaaaagaagCTGAGAAGAAGGGAGAGACAAAAGAAAAGGCGGATGGTGACAACGTGACAACCGATAAGCAAAAATCGGAGGGTGACGCATCTAAAACAGAATCCCCCAAGAAAGCGACCAATGGCAAGTCACCTGAGAAACCAACGGACGCCGCCATGGAGGTGGACGAAGAAGCTGCTAAGGAGCCCGAAAAGCCCGCAGAGCAGATAGCGGACTCCTCCAGCGACGAATACTACGAGCCTACGCTGGCCGAGCTTACCAACTTTCTGGACAACCCTCCCGAGGAGTTCGCTGACCCTAACTTCTGCCTTACTCTCATCGATTTTGTGGACGCCATCAAGGTGATGCAACCTTCAGCTAAACGCGAGGGCTTTGTCACTGTGCCGGACACCACCTGGGATGATATTGGAGCCCTTGAAAAAATTCGCGAAGAGCTTAAGCTGGCTGTACTGGCGCCTGTTAAGTACCCAGAGATGCTAGAACGCCTTGGGCTAACGGCTCCTTCCGGCGTTCTGCTCTGCGGTCCGCCAGGTTGCGGCAAAACTCTTCTGGCCAAGGCTATTGCCAATGAAGCCGgcatcaattttatttcggttAAGGGTCCCGAGCTTATGAACATG tatGTTGGCGAAAGCGAGCGTGCTGTGCGTGCCTGTTTCCAACGTGCCCGTAACTCTGCGCCCTGCGTTATCTTCTTTGACGAGTTCGACTCCCTGTGCCCCAAGCGATCGGACGGTGGCGATGGTAATAATTCCGGCACACGCATTGTCAACCAACTGCTGACCGAAATGGATGGCGTGGAGGAGCGCAAGGGCGTTTATATCCTAGCGGCGACCAACAGGCCGGATATCATTGATCCTGCCATACTGCGACCCGGTCGCCTGGACACCATTCTGTACGTGGGCATGCCCGAGCAAAGCGAACGTGCCGAGATTCTTAAGGCGACCACAAAG AACGGCAAGCGTCCTGTGCTGGCAGAGGATGTGAATCTCGACGAGATTGCCGCACAAACTGAGGGCTACACTGGCGCTGATTTGGCAGGACTGGTTAAGCAGGCATCTATGTTCTCCCTGCGCCAATCTCTAAACAATGGTGACACAAAACTCGACGATCTGTGCGTACGCAGCCAGCACTTTAAAGAGGCTCTGCAGCAGTTGCGCCCCTCAGTTAACGAGCAG GATCGCAAAATATACGATAAACTGCGCTTGAAATACGCTGCACCTAGGGTACCCGCCTTTGATGATAAGTAA
- the LOC108028508 gene encoding nuclear valosin-containing protein-like isoform X2 yields the protein MKKAKPLLHDHLITIRVKKYLEEHIGETYLDVKQMTRELMQKYPEYSRRKFGPFRQLVHQAFSIISDSYNLDKVSSSEDDCISEEFEAPPTNSVMSNMMNSLYSQSVPRKSLAAKPISEPIDISSGDDNDDDTNTNTTNGDGPTAPAPPAVQPNALKRLMEDLPETTAAPKKSKQNTHHGAGSEAAHKFPAGSCPRGKNHSEDAGQRKDNRNASSLYQQLHPNQNRDRPRKYKKELEVQHTTESFRDIGGMDSTLKELCEMLIHIKSPEFYFQLGLLPSRGLLLHGPPGCGKTFLARAISGQLKMPLLEVPATELIGGISGESEERIREVFEQAIGYSPCVLFIDEIDAIGGNRQWASKDMERRIVSQLISSLDNLKANEFGQSVVVIAATTRPDVLDPGLRRIGRFDHEIAIHIPSRKERREILRIQCEGLSIDPKLNYDKIAELTPGYVGADLMALVSRAASVAVKRRSMKKFRELHAASEKNMTTVTLDDDEPIEESSDKVEKEKEAEPKSEKEAEKKGETKEKADGDNVTTDKQKSEGDASKTESPKKATNGKSPEKPTDAAMEVDEEAAKEPEKPAEQIADSSSDEYYEPTLAELTNFLDNPPEEFADPNFCLTLIDFVDAIKVMQPSAKREGFVTVPDTTWDDIGALEKIREELKLAVLAPVKYPEMLERLGLTAPSGVLLCGPPGCGKTLLAKAIANEAGINFISVKGPELMNMYVGESERAVRACFQRARNSAPCVIFFDEFDSLCPKRSDGGDGNNSGTRIVNQLLTEMDGVEERKGVYILAATNRPDIIDPAILRPGRLDTILYVGMPEQSERAEILKATTKNGKRPVLAEDVNLDEIAAQTEGYTGADLAGLVKQASMFSLRQSLNNGDTKLDDLCVRSQHFKEALQQLRPSVNEQDRKIYDKLRLKYAAPRVPAFDDK from the exons ATGAAGAAGGCCAAGCCGCTGCTGCACGACCATCTGATAACGATCCGTGTGAAAAAG TACCTCGAGGAGCACATCGGCGAGACCTACCTGGATGTGAAGCAGATGACCAGGGAGTTGATGCAAAAGTATCCCGAGTACTCGCGTCGCAAATTCGGACCCTTCAGGCAGTTGGTGCACCAAG CATTCTCCATCATCTCGGACAGCTACAACTTGGACAAGGTTAGCAGCTCTGAGGACGACTGTATCAGCGAGGAATTCGAGGCACCACCCACCAATAGTGTGATGAGCAACATGATGAACAGCCTCTACAGCCAGTCTGTCCCCAGGAAGTCACTGGCCGCCAAGCCCATCAGCGAACCCATCGATATTTCCAGTGGGGACGACAACGACGATGACACGAATACCAACACCACCAATGGAGACGGGCCTacggctcctgctcctccagctgttcaGCCCAACGCTTTGAAACGCCTGATGGAAGATTTGCCGGAGACAACAGCGGCTCCTAAGAAAT CTAAACAGAATACCCATCATGGCGCTGGCTCGGAGGCGGCACACAAGT TTCCAGCAGGTTCGTGTCCTAGGGGTAAGAATCACTCTGAGGACGCCGGGCAGCGCAAGGATAATCGCAATGCGTCCAGTTTGTATCAGCAACTGCACCCGAACCAAAATCGGGACCGCCCGCGGAAGTACAAGAAGGAGCTGGAGGTGCAGCATACCACAGAGAGTTTCCGGGACATCGGAGGCATGGACAGCACCCTGAAGGAGCTGTGCGAGATGCTGATCCATATCAAGTCGCCGGAGTTCTATTTTCAACTGGGACTACTGCCCTCGAGGGGTCTTTTGCTACATGGTCCGCCAGGATGTGGTAAAACCTTTCTAGCCCGTGCCATAAGTGGG CAACTAAAAATGCCACTGCTGGAAGTGCCGGCCACGGAGCTGATTGGTGGCATCTCTGGCGAGTCGGAGGAGCGCATCCGCGAGGTCTTCGAGCAGGCCATAGGCTACTCGCCTTGCGTTCTCTTCATCGATGAAATCGACGCCATAGGTGGCAACCGGCAGTGGGCGTCCAAGGATATGGAGCGGCGCATTGTGTCGCAGCTGATAAGCAGCTTGGATAACCTGAAGGCCAACGAGTTTGGTCAATCCGTGGTGGTCATCGCGGCCACCACGCGCCCCGATGTCCTGGATCCTGGTCTACGTCGGATTGGTCGCTTTGATCATGAAATTGCCATACACATACCATCGCGAAAGGAGCGTCGTGAGATCTTGCGCATTCAGTGCGAGGGCTTGTCCATCGATCCGAAGCTTAACTATGATAAAATTGCCGAATTAACGCCGGGCTATGTGGGCGCTGATCTAATGGCCTTAGTCAGCCGTGCAGCTTCGGTGGCCGTAAAGCGTAGGTCTATGAAAAAGTTCCGTGAACTGCACGCTGCCAGTGAGAAGAACATGACCACGGTCACTCTGGATGACGATGAGCCCATCGAGGAGTCTTCTGATAAggttgaaaaagaaaaagaggCTGAgccaaaaagtgaaaaagaagCTGAGAAGAAGGGAGAGACAAAAGAAAAGGCGGATGGTGACAACGTGACAACCGATAAGCAAAAATCGGAGGGTGACGCATCTAAAACAGAATCCCCCAAGAAAGCGACCAATGGCAAGTCACCTGAGAAACCAACGGACGCCGCCATGGAGGTGGACGAAGAAGCTGCTAAGGAGCCCGAAAAGCCCGCAGAGCAGATAGCGGACTCCTCCAGCGACGAATACTACGAGCCTACGCTGGCCGAGCTTACCAACTTTCTGGACAACCCTCCCGAGGAGTTCGCTGACCCTAACTTCTGCCTTACTCTCATCGATTTTGTGGACGCCATCAAGGTGATGCAACCTTCAGCTAAACGCGAGGGCTTTGTCACTGTGCCGGACACCACCTGGGATGATATTGGAGCCCTTGAAAAAATTCGCGAAGAGCTTAAGCTGGCTGTACTGGCGCCTGTTAAGTACCCAGAGATGCTAGAACGCCTTGGGCTAACGGCTCCTTCCGGCGTTCTGCTCTGCGGTCCGCCAGGTTGCGGCAAAACTCTTCTGGCCAAGGCTATTGCCAATGAAGCCGgcatcaattttatttcggttAAGGGTCCCGAGCTTATGAACATG tatGTTGGCGAAAGCGAGCGTGCTGTGCGTGCCTGTTTCCAACGTGCCCGTAACTCTGCGCCCTGCGTTATCTTCTTTGACGAGTTCGACTCCCTGTGCCCCAAGCGATCGGACGGTGGCGATGGTAATAATTCCGGCACACGCATTGTCAACCAACTGCTGACCGAAATGGATGGCGTGGAGGAGCGCAAGGGCGTTTATATCCTAGCGGCGACCAACAGGCCGGATATCATTGATCCTGCCATACTGCGACCCGGTCGCCTGGACACCATTCTGTACGTGGGCATGCCCGAGCAAAGCGAACGTGCCGAGATTCTTAAGGCGACCACAAAG AACGGCAAGCGTCCTGTGCTGGCAGAGGATGTGAATCTCGACGAGATTGCCGCACAAACTGAGGGCTACACTGGCGCTGATTTGGCAGGACTGGTTAAGCAGGCATCTATGTTCTCCCTGCGCCAATCTCTAAACAATGGTGACACAAAACTCGACGATCTGTGCGTACGCAGCCAGCACTTTAAAGAGGCTCTGCAGCAGTTGCGCCCCTCAGTTAACGAGCAG GATCGCAAAATATACGATAAACTGCGCTTGAAATACGCTGCACCTAGGGTACCCGCCTTTGATGATAAGTAA
- the LOC108028509 gene encoding carboxypeptidase B: MAAISKRNTQTAKDRSRDAPVTPLRRLVIPRPDILHTYLEYKQVNQYLEYLVQRYPHFVRMHTLGHTHEKREVRALEINWMNADNVELSPLIREQSPRSFDVAPNGKSTVPVVHEGEHCRKTVFIEAGTHAREWITISTALNCIYQLTERYTRNIEVLRKLRFIIVPLVNPDGYEYSRTKNAKWRKNRRPHKSSKFVGTDCNRNYDIFWNSGPSKTNRNTYKGECPFSEPETRAMRNMLNRMSSNLLFFLSLHSYGQSIMYPWGYCRDNPLYWRELSSLANSGRSAIKSYNGREYRTGSISCLTKRTIAGSVVDYVYGVLKVPMALVMELPSRELGFQPPVEMISQIGHESWYGIREMCKRSYDLRNQIVRENEPPLPRPARFEAGNEGIATEGHTASTEESTAAGGDCAKSKPKKKRTKRTIRATHDEILRIQKGFKASEPQDLPEGIQALPAGLFPRQLEPRIPPVKRSGLTRDGRGGGDGVILTSRGKPPISSTMPLGVFL, translated from the exons ATGGCGGCCATATCCAAACGTAACACTCAGACGGCGAAGGACCGGAGCCGAGATGCCCCCGTGACGCCACTACGCCGCTTGGTCATCCCGCGGCCGGACATCCTGCACACCTATCTGGAGTACAAGCAGGTCAATCAGTATCTGGAGTACCTGGTCCAGCGGTATCCCCATTTCGTGCGCATGCACACCTTGGGACACACGCACGAGAAGAGGGAAGTCCGGGCACTGGAGATCAATTGGATGAACGCGGATAACGTCGAGTTATCCCCGCTTATCCGGGAACAGTCGCCGCGGTCCTTCGATGTCGCACCCAATGGAAAGTCTACAGTTCCAGTGGTCCACGAGGGTGAGCACTGCCGTAAAACCGTCTTTATAGAGGCGGGAACACATGCCCGTGAGTGGATCACCATCTCCACGGCCCTCAATTGCATCTACCAGCTGACGGAGAGGTATACTAGGAACATAGAGGTGCTCCGCAAGCTGCGCTTCATCATCGTGCCGCTGGTCAATCCCGATGGCTACGAGTACTCCCGCACCAag AATGCCAAGTGGCGCAAGAACCGGCGGCCCCACAAATCCAGCAAATTTGTGGGCACTGACTGCAACCGGAACTACGACATCTTCTGGAACAGCGGGCCCAGCAAGACTAACCGCAACACGTACAAAGGTGAATGTCCTTTCTCCGAGCCGGAAACGCGGGCCATGAGGAACATGCTCAACCGGATGAGCTCCAATTTGCTCTTCTTTCTGTCGCTGCATTCCTACGGCCAGAGCATCATGTACCCGTGGGGCTACTGCCGTGATAACCCACTGTACTGGCGGGAACTGAGCTCACTAGCGAACTCCGGCAGGAGTGCCATCAAATCCTACAACGGTCGGGAGTACCGAACGGGCAGTATCAGCTGCCTGACCAAGAGAACCATTGCCGGCTCCGTTGTAGACTACGTATATGGTGTGCTGAAAGTGCCGATGGCTTTGGTGATGGAGTTGCCCTCGCGGGAGCTAGGCTTTCAGCCGCCCGTCGAGATGATCAGTCAAATTGGACACGAGAGCTGGTACGGAATTCGGGAGATGTGCAAGCGCTCGTACGACCTGCGTAATCAGATTGTCCGCGAAAATGAGCCGCCACTGCCCCGTCCGGCGCGATTCGAAGCGGGTAACGAAGGTATTGCAACAGAAGGACATACTGCATCCACGGAGGAGTCCACCGCAGCAGGTGGCGATTGTGCCAAGTCCAAACCCAAGAAGAAGCGGACGAAGCGCACGATTCGGGCGACCCACGATGAAATCCTTCGTATCCAGAAGGGTTTCAAAGCAAGTGAACCGCAGGATCTGCCTGAAGGAATCCAAGCTCTTCCCGCCGGACTCTTTCCCCGGCAGCTGGAACCTCGAATTCCGCCTGTGAAGCGCTCCGGACTTACTCGTGATGGACGGGGCGGTGGCGATGGCGTTATTCTTACCAGCCGGGGCAAGCCTCCCATCTCATCCACAATGCCGCTGGGGGTGTTTCTATAA
- the LOC108028510 gene encoding carboxypeptidase B — translation MAKMWQGIVWSWAFCLVGLAAFGLANNLAGYEGYTKYTVQHGGEDAFRYMVDLQTNDAELDFWLLTRNSSVLTVSPKRKSQFEARLSSLGVSYEMQPLMELMAALQANSSYAEDNYGGEYEECQQGDCEQAEQPRRRTRRQARGFFSHYPRYHEVLSFMSGLASRYPQYCRYESLGRSNEGRHIAALSISLNSRVRSRRVAYIQAATHGREWITTQTVLYLAYELLTNLRAFTRVLQDVEIFLVPLVNPDGYEYTHTTDRFWRKNRHRYAGHACTGVDINRNFGNHWNYQGASQNLCSEVYSGTAPNSEPETSAVVRYLEFNRNRVKLSLDVHSFGKFIFYPYGYAKNTVPPTVGTLRSVALRAANQIGRYRGTRYTTGTSASILYEASGSLDDFAYGNLGIPLSYTLELPGDEFHVPAHDIIHVCKETFAGFIEFIRHVSLY, via the exons ATGGCTAAAATGTGGCAGGGAATCGTGTGGAGCTGGGCTTTCTGCCTCGTCGGACTGGCGGCTTTCGGCCTCGCCAACAATCTCGCCGGCTACGAAGG CTACACCAAATACACAGTGCAGCATGGTGGCGAGGACGCCTTCCGCTACATGGTGGATCTGCAGACGAATGACGCAGAGCTGGACTTCTGGCTGCTGACCAGGAACTCCTCGGTGTTGACGGTGAGCCCCAAGCGGAAGAGCCAGTTCGAGGCTCGGCTGTCCAGTTTGGGAGTCAGCTACGAGATGCAGCCCCTGATGGAGCTGATGGCCGCCCTTCAGGCGAATAGCTCCTATGCCGAGGATAACTACGGCGGGGAGTACGAGGAGTGCCAGCAGGGGGACTGCGAGCAGGCGGAGCAACCACGTCGCAGGACCCGTCGCCAGGCCCGCGGCTTCTTCTCGCACTATCCCCGGTACCACGAGGTGCTCAGCTTCATGAGCGGACTGGCCTCCCGATACCCGCAGTACTGTCGCTACGAATCCCTGGGCCGCTCCAACGAGGGTCGCCACATTGCTGCCCTCTCGATTTCCCTGAACAGCAGGGTTCGCTCCCGCCGAGTGGCCTACATCCAGGCAGCCACCCATGGCAGGGAGTGGATCACCACGCAGACTGTTCTCTATTTGGCCTACGAACTGCTCACCAATCTGCGGGCCTTCACTAGGGTCCTGCAGGATGTGGAGATCTTCCTGGTGCCGCTGGTCAATCCCGATGGTTATGAGTACACCCACACGACG GATCGATTCTGGCGCAAGAACCGTCATCGTTATGCGGGTCATGCCTGCACCGGCGTGGATATCAACCGAAACTTTGGAAACCACTGGAACTACCAGGGCGCCAGTCAAAAC CTCTGCTCGGAGGTGTACTCGGGCACAGCGCCCAATTCGGAGCCGGAGACCTCGGCCGTGGTGCGATATCTGGAATTCAATCGGAACCGTGTGAAACTCAGCCTGGATGTGCACTCATTTggcaaattcattttttatccCTACGGCTATGCGAA aAACACCGTGCCTCCCACCGTGGGAACGCTGCGTTCGGTGGCTCTGAGGGCCGCCAACCAGATCGGCAGGTACCGCGGCACCCGCTACACCACCGGAACCTCTGCCTCCATTTTGTACGAGGCCTCCGGCAGCCTGGACGACTTCGCCTACGGCAACCTGGGAATCCCTCTGTCCTACACGCTCGAGCTGCCCGGTGACGAGTTCCACGTGCCCGCCCACGACATCATCCACGTCTGCAAGGAGACTTTCGCCGGCTTCATCGAGTTCATCCGGCACGTCAGCCTCTACTAG
- the LOC108028113 gene encoding LOW QUALITY PROTEIN: carboxypeptidase B (The sequence of the model RefSeq protein was modified relative to this genomic sequence to represent the inferred CDS: inserted 2 bases in 1 codon) translates to MTSPLLGLVVLILLQPLFLFAWQDYKDYKVYELKFRGVEDLNLIRKLSKERPLWDFIGPNRNETTLKVMVPPEEANHLVETLSIYHLEHRLLIEDLAPLVQSQRAENLKKKLLIPVPQLDVLAAFYTHSEINDYLXRFPKRVQVKHFGWSYERRPLKVLTITNGDGKRNKPVILIDGTVHAREWISPSMALYIIQQLLDNYAANEELLEDYDWVIMPVVNADGYEYSHTDYRYWRKTRQPTSNPECVGTDINRNFDYEWGHDEGSFPDPCEDNYRGGRPFDQPETQVLRDLMLNYKGRLNFYLSLHSYGNLLLLPWGYTSDFPDHYQDMMSVADAGAKAIIHSTNGIYTFGSTYYVLYPTSGDSADFALGVVNATVAMIMELPAAGFLGFDPWVSHIERLVTESWVGVRAMAAEVIRCYPA, encoded by the exons ATGACCTCGCCGCTCTTAGGTTTAGTAGTCCTTATACTACTGCAGCCACTGTTCCTGTTCGCTTGGCAGGATTACAAGGACTACAAGGTGTATGAGCTGAAGTTTCGAGGAGTGGAAGATCTTAATCTTATAAGAAAGTTGTCTAAGGAAAGGCCGCTTTGGGATTTTATTGGACCAAATCGGAATGAAACTACACTTAAAGTGATGGTACCACCTGAAGAAGCTAATCATTTGGTGGAAACTTTAAGTATATACCACTTGGAACATAGACTTTTGATCGAGGACCTGGCACCTTTAGTGCAGTCCCAACGAGCTGAGAACCTTAAGAAAAAGCTACTCATCCCTGTGCCGCAGTTAGATGTCCTGGCAGCTTTTTATACCCACTCGGAAATCAATGATTACCT GAGATTTCCCAAACGAGTTCAGGTCAAGCACTTCGGATGGAGTTACGAACGGCGACCGCTCAAAGTTTTAACTATAACCAATGGAGATGGAAAGCGCAATAAGCCCGTAATCCTTATTGATGGCACTGTCCATGCCCGGGAGTGGATATCGCCCTCGATGGCCCTCTATATCATCCAACAGCTTTTGGATAACTATGCGGCAAATGAGGAGCTTTTAGAGGACTACGACTGGGTGATTATGCCAGTGGTCAATGCAGATGGCTATGAGTACAGTCATACGGATTATCGCTACTGGCGGAAAACCCGTCAGCCTACTAGTAATCCGGAATGCGTTGGCACGGATATAAACCGAAACTTCGACTATGAATGGGGCCACGATGAGGGATCCTTTCCAGATCCCTGCGAGGATAATTACCGCGGTGGGAGACCATTCGACCAACCCGAGACCCAGGTTCTGAGGGATCTAATGCTAAATTACAAAGGACGGCTTAATTTCTACCTCTCACTTCACTCCTACGGAAACCTACTACTTTTACCCTGGGGTTATACAAG TGACTTTCCGGATCACTACCAGGACATGATGTCCGTGGCAGATGCTGGCGCCAAGGCGATCATCCACTCCACCAACGGGATATATACCTTCGGCAGCACTTACTACGTGCTGTATCCGACCTCGGGCGATTCGGCGGACTTTGCTCTGGGAGTAGTGAACGCCACTGTGGCCATGATCATGGAGCTGCCGGCTGCTGGATTCCTGGGCTTCGATCCCTGGGTTTCCCACATCGAGCGATTGGTCACGGAGAGCTGGGTGGGCGTGCGGGCCATGGCCGCGGAGGTGATAAGGTGCTATCCGGCCTAA